One Neovison vison isolate M4711 chromosome 2, ASM_NN_V1, whole genome shotgun sequence genomic window carries:
- the LOC122900961 gene encoding uncharacterized protein LOC122900961 isoform X3, giving the protein MVKKNSIPNGWRTVTPIGHPLPGTRFIAFKVPLKGAVNQRLTPTQKFTPKDLISAIKALNVELGLIIDLTYTTRYYEVKDLPKSIHYKKLYTVGLEVPDNATILQFKKWVRKFLWENAENDKLIGVHCTNGINRTGYLICRYLIDVEGWDPDTAIQAFGEARGHRIDGCVYLKDLKTRPMRSRTGKRSRLLNDQHPRNDVQIKDYDYVNNGRFQRHGDFYKHKCSDSMPEERHLRNWDLGNKGPGPRCSFFANHQCYDVSQEETDFNNKIHGTRLRPFHDPQPHSDCREPDAGDDFDFVSKVDGQRRHSIQNHQAYSNCWGNFPTKDYGFINRSWGQKRRPFYNHHEYPLHGDFQDQLLVQSSHFLNRGGGFQRQKPFCQNYFHDEMNLEDLEYTDVISEHTRGSLHDHSNNDFSEKMSLKKYVNRGHGQRLPHFPKFKTQRHLRNFYFNGVTKPWHISSCNHPHNDPQEQVLLEDLDFEQETSSQRPWSFQDSPLPDNINPDWHLDKLVYPEDNRRIHSSHGLNGRRQNRLTAYSSQELPSSCVFQEDGSVDYCGGRNPRDMEQHKRSYF; this is encoded by the exons GTGGAGGACTGTGACGCCAATTGGACATCCTCTACCTGGAACACGATTTATTGCTTTTAAAGTTCCTTTAAAGGGA GCAGTTAATCAGAGACTTACTCCAACCCAGAAGTTTACACCAAAAGATTTGATAAGTGCAATAAAAGCACTAAATGTGGAACTTGGATTAATTATCGATCTAACATACACCACAAGATATTATGAAGTTAAG gATTTACCTAAAAGCATTCATTATAAAAAACTTTATACTGTTGGACTCGAAGTCCCTGACAATGCTACTATTCTGCAGTTCAAAAAGTGGGTCAGAAAGTTCCTGTgggaaaatgcagaaaatg ataaactCATTGGAGTTCATTGTACCAATGGAATTAACAGAACAGGATACCTTATATGTAG GTACCTTATCGATGTTGAAGGCTGGGATCCAGATACAGCAATTCAAG CTTTTGGTGAGGCCCGTGGTCATCGAATAGATGGATGTGTGTACTTAAAGGATCTCAAAACTCGACCCATGAGAAG CAGGACTGGGAAAAGGTCAAGGCTTCTTAATGACCAGCACCCTCGAAATGATGTACAGATAAAGGATTATGATTATGTCAACAATGGACGTTTCCAGAGGCATGGGGATTTTTATAAACACAAGTGTAGTGACAGCATGCCAGAAGAAAGACATCTGAGAAATTGGGATTTGGGTAACAAAGGACCAGGACCAAGATGTTCATTCTTTGCTAATCACCAGTGTTATGATGTCTCTCAAGAGGAAACAGATTTCAATAACAAGATACATGGAACCAGACTGAGACCATTTCATGATCCCCAGCCTCACAGTGACTGCCGTGAACCAGATGCTGGagatgattttgattttgttagCAAAGTTGATGGACAAAGGAGACATTCCATTCAGAATCATCAGGCCTATAGCAACTGTTGGGGAAATTTTCCAACAAAAGATTATGGTTTTATCAACAGAAGCTGGGGACAAAAACGACGGCCTTTCTATAACCACCATGAGTACCCACTTCATGGTGATTTTCAGGACCAATTACTTGTACAGAGTTCTCATTTTCTCAACAGGGGTGGTGGTTTTCAAAGGCAAAAACCCTTCTGCCAGAACTATTTTCATGatgaaatgaatttggaagatttAGAATATACCGATGTCATATCAGAGCACACACGAGGATCTCTACATGACCATTCCAACAATGATTTCTCAGAGAAAATGTCATTGAAAAAATATGTTAATAGAGGTCATGGACAAAGACTACCACATTTTCCAAAGTTTAAAACGCAAAggcatttaagaaatttttatttcaacgGTGTAACAAAACCATGGCATATATCTTCCTGTAACCACCCACATAATGATCCACAAGAACAGGTTCTTTTGGAAGACTTGGATTTTGAACAGGAAACATCCTCACAAAGACCATGGTCTTTTCAGGACTCCCCACTTCCTGATAACATAAATCCTGACTGGCATTTAGATAA ACTGGTGTATCCAGAAGATAACCGAAGAATACATTCTTCACATGGATTGAACGGCAGGAGACAGAACAGACTGACAGCATATTCTTCACAGGAACTCCCATCTTCATGTGTATTCCAAGAAGATGGTTCAGTTGACTATTGTGGAGGCAGAAATCCAAGAGATATGGAACAGCACAAAAGGTCATATTTTTAA
- the LOC122900961 gene encoding uncharacterized protein LOC122900961 isoform X2, whose translation MVKKNSIPNGWRTVTPIGHPLPGTRFIAFKVPLKGAVNQRLTPTQKFTPKDLISAIKALNVELGLIIDLTYTTRYYEVKDLPKSIHYKKLYTVGLEVPDNATILQFKKWVRKFLWENAENDKLIGVHCTNGINRTGYLICRYLIDVEGWDPDTAIQAFGEARGHRIDGCVYLKDLKTRPMRSNLGMDVWDSDEDANLPSNSMEESGDWSPNEDFHGTGKRSRLLNDQHPRNDVQIKDYDYVNNGRFQRHGDFYKHKCSDSMPEERHLRNWDLGNKGPGPRCSFFANHQCYDVSQEETDFNNKIHGTRLRPFHDPQPHSDCREPDAGDDFDFVSKVDGQRRHSIQNHQAYSNCWGNFPTKDYGFINRSWGQKRRPFYNHHEYPLHGDFQDQLLVQSSHFLNRGGGFQRQKPFCQNYFHDEMNLEDLEYTDVISEHTRGSLHDHSNNDFSEKMSLKKYVNRGHGQRLPHFPKFKTQRHLRNFYFNGVTKPWHISSCNHPHNDPQEQVLLEDLDFEQETSSQRPWSFQDSPLPDNINPDWHLDKLVYPEDNRRIHSSHGLNGRRQNRLTAYSSQELPSSCVFQEDGSVDYCGGRNPRDMEQHKRSYF comes from the exons GTGGAGGACTGTGACGCCAATTGGACATCCTCTACCTGGAACACGATTTATTGCTTTTAAAGTTCCTTTAAAGGGA GCAGTTAATCAGAGACTTACTCCAACCCAGAAGTTTACACCAAAAGATTTGATAAGTGCAATAAAAGCACTAAATGTGGAACTTGGATTAATTATCGATCTAACATACACCACAAGATATTATGAAGTTAAG gATTTACCTAAAAGCATTCATTATAAAAAACTTTATACTGTTGGACTCGAAGTCCCTGACAATGCTACTATTCTGCAGTTCAAAAAGTGGGTCAGAAAGTTCCTGTgggaaaatgcagaaaatg ataaactCATTGGAGTTCATTGTACCAATGGAATTAACAGAACAGGATACCTTATATGTAG GTACCTTATCGATGTTGAAGGCTGGGATCCAGATACAGCAATTCAAG CTTTTGGTGAGGCCCGTGGTCATCGAATAGATGGATGTGTGTACTTAAAGGATCTCAAAACTCGACCCATGAGAAG TAATCTTGGAATGGATGTCTGGGATTCTGATGAAGATGCAAATCTCCCATCTAATTCTATGGAAGAATCTGGAGATTGGTCCCCAAATGAAGACTTCCATGG GACTGGGAAAAGGTCAAGGCTTCTTAATGACCAGCACCCTCGAAATGATGTACAGATAAAGGATTATGATTATGTCAACAATGGACGTTTCCAGAGGCATGGGGATTTTTATAAACACAAGTGTAGTGACAGCATGCCAGAAGAAAGACATCTGAGAAATTGGGATTTGGGTAACAAAGGACCAGGACCAAGATGTTCATTCTTTGCTAATCACCAGTGTTATGATGTCTCTCAAGAGGAAACAGATTTCAATAACAAGATACATGGAACCAGACTGAGACCATTTCATGATCCCCAGCCTCACAGTGACTGCCGTGAACCAGATGCTGGagatgattttgattttgttagCAAAGTTGATGGACAAAGGAGACATTCCATTCAGAATCATCAGGCCTATAGCAACTGTTGGGGAAATTTTCCAACAAAAGATTATGGTTTTATCAACAGAAGCTGGGGACAAAAACGACGGCCTTTCTATAACCACCATGAGTACCCACTTCATGGTGATTTTCAGGACCAATTACTTGTACAGAGTTCTCATTTTCTCAACAGGGGTGGTGGTTTTCAAAGGCAAAAACCCTTCTGCCAGAACTATTTTCATGatgaaatgaatttggaagatttAGAATATACCGATGTCATATCAGAGCACACACGAGGATCTCTACATGACCATTCCAACAATGATTTCTCAGAGAAAATGTCATTGAAAAAATATGTTAATAGAGGTCATGGACAAAGACTACCACATTTTCCAAAGTTTAAAACGCAAAggcatttaagaaatttttatttcaacgGTGTAACAAAACCATGGCATATATCTTCCTGTAACCACCCACATAATGATCCACAAGAACAGGTTCTTTTGGAAGACTTGGATTTTGAACAGGAAACATCCTCACAAAGACCATGGTCTTTTCAGGACTCCCCACTTCCTGATAACATAAATCCTGACTGGCATTTAGATAA ACTGGTGTATCCAGAAGATAACCGAAGAATACATTCTTCACATGGATTGAACGGCAGGAGACAGAACAGACTGACAGCATATTCTTCACAGGAACTCCCATCTTCATGTGTATTCCAAGAAGATGGTTCAGTTGACTATTGTGGAGGCAGAAATCCAAGAGATATGGAACAGCACAAAAGGTCATATTTTTAA
- the LOC122900961 gene encoding uncharacterized protein LOC122900961 isoform X1, which yields MVKKNSIPNGWRTVTPIGHPLPGTRFIAFKVPLKGAVNQRLTPTQKFTPKDLISAIKALNVELGLIIDLTYTTRYYEVKDLPKSIHYKKLYTVGLEVPDNATILQFKKWVRKFLWENAENDKLIGVHCTNGINRTGYLICRYLIDVEGWDPDTAIQAFGEARGHRIDGCVYLKDLKTRPMRSNLGMDVWDSDEDANLPSNSMEESGDWSPNEDFHGRTGKRSRLLNDQHPRNDVQIKDYDYVNNGRFQRHGDFYKHKCSDSMPEERHLRNWDLGNKGPGPRCSFFANHQCYDVSQEETDFNNKIHGTRLRPFHDPQPHSDCREPDAGDDFDFVSKVDGQRRHSIQNHQAYSNCWGNFPTKDYGFINRSWGQKRRPFYNHHEYPLHGDFQDQLLVQSSHFLNRGGGFQRQKPFCQNYFHDEMNLEDLEYTDVISEHTRGSLHDHSNNDFSEKMSLKKYVNRGHGQRLPHFPKFKTQRHLRNFYFNGVTKPWHISSCNHPHNDPQEQVLLEDLDFEQETSSQRPWSFQDSPLPDNINPDWHLDKLVYPEDNRRIHSSHGLNGRRQNRLTAYSSQELPSSCVFQEDGSVDYCGGRNPRDMEQHKRSYF from the exons GTGGAGGACTGTGACGCCAATTGGACATCCTCTACCTGGAACACGATTTATTGCTTTTAAAGTTCCTTTAAAGGGA GCAGTTAATCAGAGACTTACTCCAACCCAGAAGTTTACACCAAAAGATTTGATAAGTGCAATAAAAGCACTAAATGTGGAACTTGGATTAATTATCGATCTAACATACACCACAAGATATTATGAAGTTAAG gATTTACCTAAAAGCATTCATTATAAAAAACTTTATACTGTTGGACTCGAAGTCCCTGACAATGCTACTATTCTGCAGTTCAAAAAGTGGGTCAGAAAGTTCCTGTgggaaaatgcagaaaatg ataaactCATTGGAGTTCATTGTACCAATGGAATTAACAGAACAGGATACCTTATATGTAG GTACCTTATCGATGTTGAAGGCTGGGATCCAGATACAGCAATTCAAG CTTTTGGTGAGGCCCGTGGTCATCGAATAGATGGATGTGTGTACTTAAAGGATCTCAAAACTCGACCCATGAGAAG TAATCTTGGAATGGATGTCTGGGATTCTGATGAAGATGCAAATCTCCCATCTAATTCTATGGAAGAATCTGGAGATTGGTCCCCAAATGAAGACTTCCATGG CAGGACTGGGAAAAGGTCAAGGCTTCTTAATGACCAGCACCCTCGAAATGATGTACAGATAAAGGATTATGATTATGTCAACAATGGACGTTTCCAGAGGCATGGGGATTTTTATAAACACAAGTGTAGTGACAGCATGCCAGAAGAAAGACATCTGAGAAATTGGGATTTGGGTAACAAAGGACCAGGACCAAGATGTTCATTCTTTGCTAATCACCAGTGTTATGATGTCTCTCAAGAGGAAACAGATTTCAATAACAAGATACATGGAACCAGACTGAGACCATTTCATGATCCCCAGCCTCACAGTGACTGCCGTGAACCAGATGCTGGagatgattttgattttgttagCAAAGTTGATGGACAAAGGAGACATTCCATTCAGAATCATCAGGCCTATAGCAACTGTTGGGGAAATTTTCCAACAAAAGATTATGGTTTTATCAACAGAAGCTGGGGACAAAAACGACGGCCTTTCTATAACCACCATGAGTACCCACTTCATGGTGATTTTCAGGACCAATTACTTGTACAGAGTTCTCATTTTCTCAACAGGGGTGGTGGTTTTCAAAGGCAAAAACCCTTCTGCCAGAACTATTTTCATGatgaaatgaatttggaagatttAGAATATACCGATGTCATATCAGAGCACACACGAGGATCTCTACATGACCATTCCAACAATGATTTCTCAGAGAAAATGTCATTGAAAAAATATGTTAATAGAGGTCATGGACAAAGACTACCACATTTTCCAAAGTTTAAAACGCAAAggcatttaagaaatttttatttcaacgGTGTAACAAAACCATGGCATATATCTTCCTGTAACCACCCACATAATGATCCACAAGAACAGGTTCTTTTGGAAGACTTGGATTTTGAACAGGAAACATCCTCACAAAGACCATGGTCTTTTCAGGACTCCCCACTTCCTGATAACATAAATCCTGACTGGCATTTAGATAA ACTGGTGTATCCAGAAGATAACCGAAGAATACATTCTTCACATGGATTGAACGGCAGGAGACAGAACAGACTGACAGCATATTCTTCACAGGAACTCCCATCTTCATGTGTATTCCAAGAAGATGGTTCAGTTGACTATTGTGGAGGCAGAAATCCAAGAGATATGGAACAGCACAAAAGGTCATATTTTTAA